tatttttttttatctcaaataCATTGCATccaaaaaagtgttacagtaattattcttgtttggattagctgtttttttgagatatttgttaaaaaaaatactgtagtaatgtatataaaaaaatttttattataaattttttttgaaatatttgatattttatatggatgagatgttttttgagttatgtGTATTATTGTAACattatatttcaaaattttatttttgaaaaaatgaccaACCCAAATAGAGCTACTGTACCCAAACAATTCTACatagaaaatgtagaaaaatacTTTTGATCTACCCATATAATGCAACTACAATTACTAATACTTTTGTTCTACATAGAAAGTGTCgaggaaaaatttaaaaatagcAAAACAGAAGAACCAAGATGAAGAATATCACAACAACAcacaaaatgacaaaaatgtCCCTAGAAGTCACTAACGCGGATTTCAATCATTTCATATATATCGAGAATTCTTTAATAGGGCCACAACGACCCCGACTGAACCGTCATAACCCAAAAGAAGGGCTAATTCCGTCATTTCACAGCCAAACTACGACACGTATGGATCAATTACCAAAAACCCCTCAAGAGATCCCATCCCTCCAGGTGTCCGCTCTGTTCCGCCAGCGATCCATCGGAAGGCCATTATCCTTCCCCAAAGAAGCACAGAGAAAACACAGAGCCAAGCGACCCCCAACGAAGCAATTCCACAGGGGCTTACCTCCAATAGAATCAATTCACTCGGATCGATGACGTGGCCGGAGATTTTTGAAATCCCGCCCAAACCAGACCGCGGACTTGAAATCGTTTCTGTGATTCAATTTTCTCTCACAAAAATAACACTACTCTAACTAGTCACACACACTAGTTTCTCTCTCTATCCCCCTCCTTCAAACCCCTTCTTATCTCTCCCTTTCGCAACGCAGCCCACGCACACAACACAACACGCATTACCAAAGGGCTAAAGCATATCCCTTTGcttcctctctctttctcttcttcttatctctctctttctctacCTCGAGGTATGACTCGGTCGCCTGCCTCCGCTCACTCGCCCGGTTCGCACCGGTTTTAACCGATTCCTGAACGATTCTCACTGGTTTTCGTGGTTTTCTTGCAGGTTTCGTCATGAAGGGAGGAAAATCGAAGGCTAAGGCTGATACCAAGTGAGTTTTGTGGCTTTTCGTTTGTTTTCAGTATTCAATTTTTTTAGATCTATTGCGTCTGTTGTTcgtgtttttttttgttgtcttcGTCGTATCATTTATCTGAtcgtttctattttttttattgaatttctTGCAGGCTTTCTGTGAAGAAAGGTGCTGCCGCCGGGAAGAAGCCGGTGAAGAAGGGAAAGGCTGCCAAGGATCCTAACAAGCCTAAGAGGCCTGCTAGCGCTTTCTTCGTTTTCATGTAAAACATTCCTCGCCTTCTGTTTTTCGATTTTTTTTGGCctattctgatttttttttttggatctgTAAGCGATTGATatgtatttgattatttgaataGCGGttatttccttttatttttttaatttttagtacgTTTTTTTGTCGAATTAAATAGGGAGGAGTTTAGGAAACAGTACAAGGAAAAGCATCCAAATAACAAATCTGTGGCAGCTGTAAGTTCATTTTCTCTAAGTTTGATAGTGTTTTACCGTTAGATCCAAAAATCGCGCTATTTCTGTTGATGAGCCTTTTGACCTTTTTAACTGTTATAAAagctttttttaattttaaattcattttgaaTTTAGGTTGGTAAAGCTGGTGGAGACAAGTGGAAGTCCATGTCCGACGCTGTGCGTAATTTTTCTAAATCTGAAGTAGATTATCCCTGTTTGTCAAAAATTACTGTTTCTAAATCGAC
This sequence is a window from Coffea eugenioides isolate CCC68of chromosome 7, Ceug_1.0, whole genome shotgun sequence. Protein-coding genes within it:
- the LOC113777641 gene encoding HMG1/2-like protein, translated to MKGGKSKAKADTKLSVKKGAAAGKKPVKKGKAAKDPNKPKRPASAFFVFMEEFRKQYKEKHPNNKSVAAVGKAGGDKWKSMSDAEKAPYIAKADKRKVEYEKNLQAYNKRLADGPGAEEEESDKSRSEVNDDEEDDEEGSGEEEDDDE